The sequence TAACATGAAAacaagagagcagaaatcacagcaaacccatgatttttattatttttaatttttttaaatgaacctTTTATTGCTACCAACCGGACAAATAACCACACGCAATTTAAATGATTCTGCTTCCCTGTGCCCCGTGACTCTGCTCCAGGGACCCTGGATCTGAGCACATCGGGGGGCCAGCTGTATGGCGTGGCTGTTCTcatgaaggaaaacagcagggttttggaaatgaaaaaaattagcattcCCAATCCACCTGGGACGATTTGAACTCCGGTGGTGTTACCGCTGCTTGTCTGGCTTTTCTCCTTTAAGTCTCCACCCGTGTGTGTCCTTTTGGGCTGGCTTCCAGGAAAAATTCCCACTGGCAGTGTGCTGTGTTTTCCGTTTGCATCCAGACATGCCCCAGCATGTGCAGAGGAAATCTCTTTGCTTAGAGATAAATCTGCATAAACAGAACGAGCTCTGTCACCATCCACTGCTACGGGAATTATTTTCAAGCTTACACACACTTTCCTTGTCTTATTTTAAACTCAGagtttctctgaaaaatcagaCTGGtatttctgcatctttttcCTACATGCAAAACAGTAAGTTTGATAACTTTGAGGCACTATTTAAAatggaacacacacacacacacaaaatatcaGCTTTGTATTTCACCTCCAAAGACACAACCTGTGTGGTTTCAAGTTACTGGTGAAATGCCAAGGAaacccctccagcagcagattCCAAACGACTGTTACAGGAGGGAAATGGCAAGTTTGGACAATTCATTGCTCagctctcaaaaaaaaaaacaagttacAGCTTCAGATGCCTCTTAAAAAAATGACCATTTTCTCCCAAACAATCTGAGCTTTGATGAACTGTTATTTTGCAACACAGTAAGATTAGTCAGGACTAATCCCAGCTGGATAGCTCTGTAGTAAGGATTAGGAAAAACAGGTtctctgtggcagagctgggcgATGACAGGCCGTGggccacagccccagccctgcagctctgcttgggAAACCTCCTGCTTCCCAAGTTTCATCAGGAAGAACAATAAGCAATGATGTTACATGGGTAATATTTGCATTATTCACCAATATTCTCCCCTGGACAGCCCTGGTTTCTGCTGCTCCCATTTTGAGAACAAAACCTTGCCATTTTACAGTAGTTGGcttcttatttttttagcaAGATTATTTGCCTTTGCCTTaccagtaatttattttctacataACTTATTAATTCCCCACATATGTTTTGCTAGAAAGCCAAAAATGACTCGGAGAAATAAGTATTCTGCAGTATATCCAACTAAACACTCCACTGATAACACAGAGCTAAGGAAGGtaatgaggaagaaaacatcCAATACTTCTGTAAAGAGACACTTCATTAAGGTAATTAAGAGACTCATTTAAAGCAGTTATGAGGATTATTAagacacaaaagaaattatGCAACAGGGTTTCCACCAACCAAGCAGACTTACCATTGGTTTATGATGCCTTTAAGAATAACTTTCAGTGGTTTTAATAAGTTTTTGAAAATAGACGTTCATTTCTTGGCAAAGGATGGAGTTTCCCTGCACCTAGGAAAAGCATAATCAGGATctttgtggggggtttttttgtggggagaggacttgttgggttttttatttgcattggGAGGGGCCTTACAGCTCACCTGGTCCcacacctgccatgggcagggacaccttccactatcccaggttgttccaagccttggccaacctggccttggacacacTTCCAGGGGTCACAGAATCCCTGAATCgtaggttggagaagacctcccAGATCACTGAGTCCGGTCCTTGGCCCCTCACCACCACCCTGTCACCCAGACCACGTAACTGAGTGCCGTGTCCTGtcattccttggacacttccagggttgggaACTCCAAAAAGTGTTTCTGCTGAGCTGGCAAATAACCGAACAGCTTGTTAAATTGTGAATAGCTTGTTAAATAGTCCAAAAACTCCATTATTTCCCCCAAATCACCCAGTGAAGTCACGTAGAGCCGTGCTGGAACTGCAGGGGCCGTAGTCACTGCTCGCTCACCGCGTTGCGTTCCACTACAAAGAGAACTGTGAAGCCCTAAAACTCTGTCACAGATGCAGGACATCTGCAGGCAGTTGGGAATTTACCCTTTGCCATCCACTCCTGGTGAAGATGGGCTCTCTCACCCCACCTCTCTGCTGTTATTTAATCCCTTGGCGGCTCAACAGGGACGTTCCTTGTTCAAAACCCTGGAGCAGAGGCATCGCTGCCCTTCCACCTCGAGAAAAACGAGCAGCATTTGTAACAGTCACACCTGTCATGATGTTACACTGAAAACATTTCCCTGTCAGCCACCGATTGCTGTTTTTCCAGAGGaatatgcatttttcattaACATGTGAAAAATGAGGGCAGCGTGATGGGCTCCAAGGAAGAGGCAGGAGGCATTTTTCACAATCCCTTAATTAACTCATGAGCCTAAAAGGGTTTCCTCCACACTCCAACACTGTTTTAACCCCTCATGGTGGTTTCAGTGACTGAACCTCTCCAGCACCACGGAAGTCTCCTGTGCCGATACAAACAACATTCAGGGATCAATGAGAGACACCTAGATTGCACAAGATCATTTATTTCAATAGTTTTTAGCACAATCTCACCCACCTTTTTGTATTATCTTGTGGACTGGGGCACACTGAAGTGGTTTCTCACTCTAAAGCTGCTTTAACACATCTGTGAGGGCTTTGTGGCAATGCAGAGTACTCCACTGGTTTTTAAAGTGgctttatttaaattataattttataaacATGACATAGTTGGATATTATTGCCTTGCTTCTTTTGAGTCTGTTTTTGATGTGACCCTACATTAAACCTTCACGAATGCACTATATAGAACACCCTTCTACAGCAGCACGAGGCCCTCAGCAGTGTCCTCAAATGTATCCACCTGGGATGCGACTTCGCCTCAATTTCTAACGCTGTTTGCTCCTCCGCTTTTATTAACTTACACACCAAGTCAAGGCCATCCTTAGAGTTTGTTTCGCCCAAGCTCATCGTGCTCAGCTGCGTCGGACGCAAGAGCCCCCAAGATCCATCATACGGGTTCAGCAATGGGAAAGCACACCGTGAGCGGGGgagaaaccccaaacccaactgATTTAAACCCAAACTCCAGTTGCTGAGGGAGATGTGCGAGCTCGGTGCCCACCTCCCTGAGCGGCTGCTGCCGCTCCCTGTGCCCCCGGGGCGGCCATTTTGGGTCAGCCGCCGTCCTGCCCCCGGGGAGCGGGCAGAGCCCTTTTCCGCACCGTCTGCGAGGCAGGGCACAGCGGGACGGAGCCGTGAGCGCGTCCCTGCGGCCCCTGAGCCGCGGCGGGGACACCGAGGGGACACCGGGGGGACACCGAGGGGACACCGAGGGGACACCGAGGGGACACCGGGGGCACAGagcgcgctcccgccgccgccccgcgcgctcccgcccccgccgcggTGCACTGTGGGACGCGCCCCGCGCTTGGCGCCAAGCGCCCCCGCCGTCCCGCGCAGGGCATTGTGGGGCGCGCCCTCCCCGGCCGGGCCTAGAGGCGCGGGACGCCGCACCGGACGTGACGTCACGCAGCCGCCGCCGGTTAAGCCGCCGCCGGGAGACGCGTCTTTCACCTGCCGCGGGCACGGGAGGTTTCCCACGGCATAACTGAGCTCGCCGCGCCCCCGCGCCCCACGGCTGCGCCACCCGCACGGACTCGGCCTCTCCGAAGCGGCAAGAACCGAGGGACTATTTTGCGGTGAAACCGCGCATGCGCGGGGCGGAGGAGTGAGGGCGCGGCGGAAGACGCGTGCGCTGCTGCTCCGCCGTGAGCGCGGGTGGTGCTGCGGCTGGTGCTGCGTCCCGGGGTGAGATCGGTGCGCGCAGAGGCAGCGCGAGCGGAGCCGCGGGCGCCATTTTGAAGCGGCGGTCGGGGGAGGTGACGAGCGCTCCGagagcccggcccggccccgccaccgccgccccgcgccgcccgcaccgccccgcgccgccgcaAACATTGCCGACCTCGCCATGTCCGGCGGCGGCGTCATCCGCGGCCCGGCCGGCAACAACGACTGCCGCATCTACGTGGGGAACCTGCCCCCCGACATCCGCACCAAGGACATCGAGGACGTGTTCTACAAGTACGGCGCCATCCGCGACATCGACTTGAAGAACCGCCGCGGGGGCCCGCCCTTCGCCTTCGTCGAGTTTGAGGACCCCAGGTGAGACCCCTGTGGCGCTTCGCTGGGCCCCCCAGCCCCGAGGGAGCCTCCGCTGCCCGCCCGGGAGCAGCGCCCCGCGCCCTGGGCCGCGCTAACGGGGCCGCTgaggcggcgggcggggagAGGCGGGCGGGAAGCGGGAACAAAGGCGGGGGGTGCGGCGGCCGCGCTCACCGCCCGCCCCGTTCCGCCCGTAGGGACGCGGAGGACGCCGTCTACGGGCGGGACGGCTACGACTACGATGGGTATCGCCTCCGCGTGGAGTTCCCTCGGAGCGGCCGCGGCACCGGcagaggcggcggcggcggcggagggggAGGAGCCCCCCGGGGCAGGTACGGCCCCCCGTCCCGGCGCTCGGAGTACAGAGTGATAGTCTCGGGTGAGTCATTGCTCTCTCTCTCAGCCTAAGTACTCCCCCAGGGTCCTCCAGGCGCGGTGCTGCTGCGAGCTTCCCCTTAAAAAGCATCGCCCCGTGTGCTTCGGGAGGGGAGGAGTGGTGTCTCCCGGATGCTGAGCGCTCCTCTCCTTCACTGTGCCGCTGCTGTTGTAACTACAGGAGGTGAAGCTCTAATCCGGTTTTAAAGTCACGTTTTGGTTTTTCTGTAGGGCTGCCTCCAAGTGGAAGTTGGCAGGATTTAAAGGATCACATGCGTGAAGCAGGTGATGTATGTTATGCTGATGTTTTCCGAGATGGCACTGGTGTCGTGGAGTTTGTGCGGAAGGAAGACATGACCTACGCTGTGCGAAAGCTGGATAACACTAAATTTAGATCTCACGAGGTAGGTATCACACTTACTTTCTTTGGCCAGAATTGGATACAAGGGGCTTAACAGTAGGATTTGAAGGTAAGGAACGTGTGGTGCTCACTGTTTGGTTACAAAGCAGCTAAATAAGTGTGTGGTCAGGCTGGAGATAAGACGTGTAAGCTCTGCTGTCTGTCCCGGCCGTAGTAACGCTGTCTGCAGTCTGTCAGCATGCCTGAAACATGGCCCTGAAGCCTCGACGTTTCAATCGAAAGTTCTGTCTATTCAATAGGGAGAAACTGCCTACATCCGTGTTAAAGTTGATGGCCCAAGAAGCCCAAGCTATGGAAGATCTCGGTCCCGCAGCCGTAGTCGTAGCAGGAGCCGTAGTCGAAGCAACAGCAGAAGCCGCAGTTATTCCCCAAGAAGAAGCAGAGGATCTCCACGCTACTCTCCCCGCCACAGCAGATCCCGATCTCGTACATAAACATCACTAGCTCTGATCTTTTTGTAGAACCCCATGTTGTACACAGTTTTCCTTTACTTAGTACagtctttcattattttttttaaaattccaacTGTTTTACTCGAATTGGCTGAAGTGTTGAATTGCATTCTTGTGTAAAATCCCTAGTGAGTATTTGCTCCTCGACACCGACATTCCCCTCCTGTCTTTggtaaattgtattttaattgcTGTCAGTCAGGATTGTTCCGGTTTAGTTCTAGTTCAATACCAACATTCTTGGAGCTGTGGTATTGCTGTGTAAATGTCTCAGTGTTCCGCTGTGGTCGAGACGAGCTGGGGATGTTGGGATGTTTGTGGCTAACTTGTCTCTTCTGGGGGATCTTACATTTTATCTTGCCTTTTCGTGTGTCTTTCTGTAGACATATCTGAAGAGATGGATTAAGAATGCTTTGGATTAAAGGATTGTGGAGCACATGTCAATCATTTTAGGATTGTCAAAAGGAGGATTGAGGAGGATCAGATCAATAATGGAGGCA comes from Corvus cornix cornix isolate S_Up_H32 chromosome 19, ASM73873v5, whole genome shotgun sequence and encodes:
- the SRSF1 gene encoding serine/arginine-rich splicing factor 1, producing the protein MSGGGVIRGPAGNNDCRIYVGNLPPDIRTKDIEDVFYKYGAIRDIDLKNRRGGPPFAFVEFEDPRDAEDAVYGRDGYDYDGYRLRVEFPRSGRGTGRGGGGGGGGGAPRGRYGPPSRRSEYRVIVSGLPPSGSWQDLKDHMREAGDVCYADVFRDGTGVVEFVRKEDMTYAVRKLDNTKFRSHEGETAYIRVKVDGPRSPSYGRSRSRSRSRSRSRSRSNSRSRSYSPRRSRGSPRYSPRHSRSRSRT